In Populus nigra chromosome 10, ddPopNigr1.1, whole genome shotgun sequence, the following proteins share a genomic window:
- the LOC133705117 gene encoding transcription factor MYB108-like has protein sequence MLMMDVKGNSNSSSSTTQSDEEMMGDLRRGPWTVEEDFKLINYIATHGEGRWNSLARCAGLKRTGKSCRLRWLNYLRPDVRRGNITLEEQLMILELHSRWGNRWSKIAQHLPGRTDNEIKNYWRTRVQKHAKQLKCDVNSKQFKDTMRYLWMPRLIERIQAAAAATATNTSSTSTATVSAPATNQHSISKSDVGTGNLVMAPHGINGNDFGVSHVTQSYTPENSSTAASSDSFATQVSPVSDLTTDYYNIPVNRNTNPDYFQAGQVGYSESMISPPGFFNHGLDFQAMEHSNNQWLMDSGDTSDNMWNLEDIWFLQQQLNNL, from the exons ATGTTGATGATGGATGTTAAAGGCAACAGCAACAGCTCCTCCTCCACCACACAAAGTGATGAGGAGATGATGGGTGACTTAAGAAGAGGTCCATGGACTGTTGAAGAAGACTTCAAGCTTATCAATTACATTGCTACTCACGGCGAGGGACGCTGGAATTCTCTGGCTCGTTGTGCAG GTCTCAAACGAACTGGAAAGAGTTGCAGATTAAGATGGCTCAACTATCTAAGGCCTGATGTTCGACGTGGAAACATTACTCTTGAAGAACAACTCATGATCCTTGAACTTCATTCTCGATGGGGCAATCG ATGGTCTAAAATTGCACAACACTTGCCAGGGAGAACCGACAATGAAATCAAGAACTATTGGAGAACCCGAGTACAAAAGCACGCAAAGCAGCTTAAATGCGACGTAAATAGCAAGCAATTCAAGGACACCATGAGATACCTATGGATGCCTAGGTTAATTGAAAGAATTCAAGCTGCGGCAGCTGCCACTGCCACCAACACCAGCAGCACCAGCACTGCCACCGTCTCTGCTCCTGCCACCAATCAGCACTCAATCAGCAAGAGTGACGTGGGCACCGGGAACCTGGTCATGGCACCACATGGGATCAACGGCAATGACTTTGGTGTCTCACATGTTACACAAAGTTACACCCCGGAGAATTCTAGCACCGCTGCCTCATCGGACTCGTTTGCTACTCAAGTTTCGCCTGTCTCGGACTTGACTACTGATTATTACAATATCCCGGTTAATCGTAACACCAATCCGGATTATTTCCAAGCTGGCCAAGTTGGCTACTCGGAGTCCATGATTAGTCCACCTGGTTTTTTTAACCACGGGTTAGATTTCCAAGCCATGGAGCACAGCAACAATCAATGGCTAATGGACAGTGGGGACACATCGGACAATATGTGGAATCTTGAGGATATTTGGTTCTTACAGCAGCAGCTAAACAACTTGTGA
- the LOC133705277 gene encoding alkaline/neutral invertase A, mitochondrial has product MNSSSCIGISTMKPCCRIIISYRSFSHFGVSLSRSNNNSVIHTNLSKSHPKSVYNHEFHCCNNRSWSQDTGHKCIVNLDRRGFNVCDWNWGHARGFSSGFLVDKSSSSTGVLVIPKVASDIRNHSTSVEGHVNTKGFESIYIQGGLNVKPLVIEKIETESDVAKEGKEETSSNRVEINGSEVNTNFFKGLNESTTPKVDEREVSKIEEEAWQLLRGTIVNYCGNPVGTVAANDPADRQPLNYDQVFIRDFVPSALAFLLNGEMEIVKNFLLHTLQLQSWEKTVDCYSPGQGLMPASFKVKTVPLDGSDGGFEEVLDPDFGESAIGRVAPVDSGLWWIILLRAYGKITGDYALQERVDVQTGIRLGLNLCLSDGFDMFPTLLVTDGSCMIDRRMGIHGHPLEIQALFYSALRCAREMLIVNDETKNLVAAINNRLSALSFHIREYYWVDMRKINEIYRYNTEEYSTDAVNKFNIYPDQIPSWLVDWIPEEGGYLIGNLQPAHMDFRFFTLGNLWAIISSLGTSKQNEGILNLIEARWDDLMGHMPLKICYPALEYEEWRIITGSDPKNTPWSYHNGGSWPTLLWQFTLACIKMGKPELAQKAVALAETRLSMDQWPEYYDTRSGRFIGKQSRLFQTWTISGFLTSKMLLENPDKASLLFLEEDYELLEICVCALSKTGRKKCSRFAARSQILV; this is encoded by the exons atgaacaGTAGTAGTTGTATTGGTATCTCAACAATGAAACCCTGTTGCAGAATCATAATTAGTTACAGAAGTTTTTCACATTTTGGGGTTTCTCTCTCAAGATCTAATAATAATTCAGTCATTCATACCAATTTGTCGAAATCACACCCGAAATCGGTATATAATCATGAATTCCACTGCTGTAATAACCGTAGTTGGTCACAAGATACGGGTCATAAATGTATAGTTAATCTGGATCGCAGAGGTTTTAATGTCTGCGATTGGAATTGGGGTCATGCTAGGGGTTTTAGTTCAGGTTTTCTTGTCGATAAGAGTAGTAGTTCAACGGGTGTTTTAGTAATTCCCAAAGTAGCGTCAGACATTAGGAATCATTCGACTTCGGTAGAGGGTCATGTTAATACGAAAGGATTTGAGAGTATTTACATTCAAGGAGGGTTGAATGTGAAGCCTTTAGTGATAGAAAAGATTGAAACAGAAAGTGATGTAGCTAAAGAAGGAAAAGAGGAAACATCTAGTAATAGGGTGGAGATTAATGGATCTGAAGTAAATACAAACTTCTTCAAGGGTTTGAATGAGAGCACAACTCCTAAGGTTGATGAGAGAGAGGTGTCTAAGATCGAGGAGGAAGCGTGGCAGTTGCTTCGAGGCACCATTGTGAATTACTGTGGGAATCCAGTAGGGACTGTCGCTGCTAATGATCCTGCCGACAGGCAACCGTTGAATTATGACCAAGTCTTCATTCGTGATTTTGTTCCATCCGCACTTGCTTTTTTGCTTAATGGAGAAATGGAGATTGtgaagaattttcttcttcacaCTTTGCAGTTGCAG AGCTGGGAGAAAACAGTGGACTGTTACAGTCCTGGGCAAGGGTTAATGCCAGCaagttttaaagttaaaacAGTGCCTCTTGATGGTAGTGATGGAGGTTTTGAGGAGGTTTTGGATCCTGATTTTGGTGAATCAGCCATTGGGCGTGTTGCGCCTGTTGATTCTG GGCTGTGGTGGATAATTTTGTTGAGAGCTTATGGGAAGATAACAGGCGACTATGCATTGCAAGAGAGGGTTGATGTCCAGACAGGAATCAGACTCGGACTAAATTTGTGTTTATCAGATGGGTTTGATATGTTTCCTACACTGTTAGTCACTGATGGTTCCTGCATGATTGATAGACGGATGGGTATACATGGACACCCTCTTGAAATCCAA GCCTTGTTCTACTCTGCTTTGCGATGTGCTCGTGAGATGCTCATAGTCAATGATGAAACCAAGAATCTGGTGGCTGCAATAAATAATCGACTCAGTGCACTCTCATTCCATATCAGAGAGTATTATTGGGTGGACATGAGGAAGATCAATGAGATCTACCGTTACAACACTGAAGAATACTCTACAGATGCAGTCAACAAGTTCAACATATACCCCGATCAAATTCCTTCATGGCTGGTGGATTGGATTCCTGAGGAAGGTGGTTACCTCATTGGCAATCTACAGCCGGCTCACAtggattttaggttttttactCTTGGGAACCTTTGGGCCATCATCTCTTCTCTGGGAACCTCAAAACAAAATGAGGGTATCCTAAATTTGATCGAGGCCAGGTGGGATGATCTCATGGGCCATATGCCTCTTAAGATTTGTTACCCTGCTTTGGAATATGAAGAATGGCGTATAATTACTGGCAGTGATCCAAAGAACAC CCCATGGTCATATCACAATGGTGGATCTTGGCCAACACTGCTGTGGCAG TTCACATTAGCTTGTATCAAGATGGGGAAACCAGAATTAGCACAAAAGGCAGTTGCTTTGGCAGAGACGAGATTATCAATGGATCAATGGCCTGAATACTATGACACTCGCAGTGGAAGGTTTATAGGCAAACAGTCCAGGCTTTTTCAGACATGGACAATCTCTGGTTTCCTAACATCAAAGATGCTTTTAGAGAATCCTGATAAAGCATCCTTGTTGTTCTTGGAAGAGGATTATGAGCTCCTGGAGATATGTGTTTGTGCACTAAGCAAAACTGGCCGGAAGAAGTGCTCACGCTTTGCTGCAAGATCTCAAATTCTTGTCTGA